The genomic region TtaaccatttatatttattaatgccCAGCGGAAAATGGTGTTAatagtatttctttctttaaatttcacaATGAGAGCACAGTGTTTGtttcaaagtataaaattaaGCAGTTTTGATGTTTAGACCAGTAGTCTTTTGTCTTGCCAATTTAACCTGACGTTAAATCTCATACATCACTTTGGTTAGAGGCAGCCCTCATTATCTGAGGATGATTAGTACCAGGAGAAGGCAACTTAAAGTGAATCTGCTTAAAATGGGGACCGAAATTTTATGGTAAATAGTACAAAAAGATTTGATTGCAACTTGaagaacaaaactaaaaaattttgaaaataactttttagCTTCCGTTTAGCATAAGTCGGGTTATAGTTGCAACTCTGTACTAATTTTTAGAATGAACAAAGATTACTTCCATGTTGACTTGGAGGGAGGTAGAACTTTTTTGACAAAACCATGTAGTTTAACAAATAGGACATCCTCCACGTCATGTTTGGCTTGTGCGGCAGTATGGTAAAAAAGGCCCTCGTTACAAAAATAATCAAGAGCTGCATTGATTTCCCGCGGACTTTTCTTAATCCATTGGTATTCAAATTGTGCTCTTTTGAAGTTTCCTGGGGTGTCTTCCTTCTGGTCAACTTGCTCATCCTCATTTATAACTTCTAACTGCCAGGTCCTCATTGACCAATGGCTCTGCTTGTGATTCAACAAATCCTCGCATTTCACTTCAGTTGGGTGTCTGACATCTTACTGGTTTTCCAAGATTTTCCATTTCACTGAAGTTAAGAGAATGGTTCACAAAAACAATGCAGTGGGCTGCGTAGGTGCTTGTATTAAGCAGCAAATAATATTTGAGTAGGGATTAATTTTGTAAGTGGTCAACACATTAGTGGATGTATTTGTGTTAAGACAGTGCCTCTTTATAGTACATTTTCACTATGGCAATTCTAATCATTGTAATAGAATAATGAGATAGAGGACTTTTTTTACCAGTTGGATGTTTAGCAGTACCATAAAATCAGGTAATACTCTACCACTCTTAAGACCTCTCCTTGAGAAACTTAAAGCCTGttcttgttaaagaaaaaaaaaatatttttaagtatttgaaaGGAATCCTTTACTAAATATATGTAAACACTTTTTTTTGAGAAGTTCAATTTTGTAGAAATTTGGGTATGAGGATTTTtcctcagaaaaacaaacagaaaacccttTTTGCTATTGTATATCCAAAGTACCATTTAAAGTGGTTAGTTCTGCCTCACACATCATGTGTGAGGTCAGTGATAAAAtcagacaaaaagaaatgaaaaacctgGGCAAAGTCACAAGAGTCAGTGTTGGACTAGTAATAGAATCTAAGACTTTTGAGTCCTTTTTCCTATTGAAACCATCAAATGCATTCTCCCTCTGATTGTATCAACTGTGTTTGTTATTTAGCATTTGCTTTGGGAGTTCCGTCTGTGTGCCCCAAGAGACAGTTATGTTTTCTTACTGTATATGGTATGTTTCTGCTGTACTAAGTAGATGATTTATCATGGCACCGTGTATCCTGTGACATTCATACTCTGATACTGTATCCATTTCTACCAGGTGATTCCAAGCTGTTCCGACCCAGAAGACCCAGATCTAGCAGTGATGCCCTGAGTGCCTCTTTTAATGGAGAGATGCTGGGGAACCGCTGTAATTCCTACGATAATCTGCCTCACAACCACGGAAGTGAGGAGGAAGTAGGGCTGCTGCACATTCCGGCTCTCGTGTCTCCTCATTCAGCTGAGGATGTTGATCTGAGCCCACCAGACATCGGGGTAGCCAGCCTGGATTTTGATCCGATGTCATTTCAGTGCAGTCCTCCTAAGGCCGAATCAGAATGTCTGGAGAGCGGGGCTTCCTTTTTAGACTCATTGGGATACTCCAAGGATAAACAGAGTACCAATAGAAAGGACACAGAAGCAGGTGGTAGCCAGTCTCAGACTCCAGGAAGCACTGCAAGTTCTGAACCTGTCTCTCCTCTTCAGGAGAAACTGAGTCCATTCTTTACCCTGGACTTGAGCCCAACTGAAGAGAAAGCACCTAAGCCAGCCTCGTTCACTGAAAAGGTCGTCTATGCTTTCTCTCCAAAGATTGGACGGAAATTAAGCAAATCCCCCTCTCTGAACATATCTGAGCCAATTTCAGTGACCCTTCCCGCTCGGGTGTCAGAAGTCATCGGTACCGTCGCAAACACAGCAGCTCAGAATGCACCTTCTCCGGCCTGGAACAAAAGTGGCGAAGAAAGTGATGTCATAAATAGATCCCCCACCCAGGTAGTAAAGATAAAAGCAAACGAGAGAGAGGCCCAGGAAGGGTGTGAGTCTGAAGTCCAGCCCCTGGACCAGGTGGCTGCTGCAGACGCAGACCCGCCAGGGAAGGAGGAACCTGCCTCAAGCAGTCAGAGTAAGGCTGTACCTTCTGGACAGGCTCAGACAGGTACCATTTGTTTTCCTCCATTCTTTCTGTAAGCTAAGAGGGATCTTCAATCCTGTGTGCCAACTGTGCcttttaagagagaaatttaCTCCACAGCTAGCCTTTAATCAAACAGAATGTTTTTCTAGGTGGTGCTGATGGCTCAAAGCCCTAAATTAAAATCAGTCAAACAAAAAATCCCCCAAAGGGCCAGTGGTCCTGCTTCAAACCTTCGTAAAGTCCCCTTATCTCCTTGGACAGTCAGAATTCCTGGATAATTTTTGCACAACTTCGTAGCTCTTGATTGTGTTTTGTCTTCTGATAAAATACCTATATTATAGCCTTACAAGTTAACCAGCCAGCCTACACCATCaaatataaaaactattcttAATAACAATCTGCAAGCACTTGAAGCTTGTTTTCTAAGCAATCTTTTCTGAGCCAGGTGAGGGACCTGCTTCACCCCCATCTCTGTAGCAATCCAAGAGGAGATTGCAGTCTTAAACACTCCTTGTTTTAGTTTTCCTTCTGAACCAGATGTGTTTTCTACAGCATTTGCATGTGGGATAGAAGATCGTGGATTGCCATTTTGAAATATGGAAGGCACCCATTTTTTTAGTGATGAAATGGGGAGTGTTTGGCTTTCCGTGTAGGATAACACAAGCTaccttttcactttcattttttttcccaatttcccACCAGGAGCAGATACCCATGACCCCCCTCAGGATTCCGTTCCTGTAAGTTCAGTCTCTCTTATCCCACCACCACCGCCTCCGAAAAATGCTGCCCGCCTGTTGGCGCTGGCCTTAGCTGAGTCTGCACAGCAAGCCTCGACCCAGTCGTTGAAGAGACCGGGCGCTTCCCAGGCTGCTTGTACACATTATGGAGACACAGCAGTGGCTGCGACTGAAGAGAAACTGCCTACTGCCTACTCTAGTGCTACCCTAGATAAAGCCTATTTCCAAACCGATAGGCCAGCTGAGCAGTTCCACCTCCAGACCAAGGCCTCCGGAAACTGTGACCAGCCAGCACCGGATACGGCAGCTACTGGGGTTTATACCCATTCCAACGCCACTGAATCTGGGGAGCAACGACACCCAGCAGACATACCAGGCAATCAGCCGCCTCGAATCTATTTATCTGGGGACCCAGAAAAGGCCAGAGTCGCTTCAGTTCCCTTAACAGATTCTGAGTCTGATGATCACATAAGTTTCCCTGAAGCCCAGGCTGTGAAGACCAGTATGCCGACTGTCTCCTTTGTGGACCAGGGTCAGCTTCATTTCTACAGTGGAGATCAGCCTCCTTCTTATCTTGGCGCAAGTGTGGATAAGCCCCATCACCCTTCAGAACTTGCAGACAAAGCTCCCGCACCTTCTAATTTGCCTAGGGACAAAATCTACCCTCCTTCTGGGTCCCCTGAAGAGAATACCAGCACAGCCCCCGTGGCTTACATGACCACTGCTCCAGCAGCAGCTGACGTGAGCGCCAGGGAAGCCAACTGGGATGTGGTCGAACAGCCCAGCGCAGCAGGGTTCACCGCTGCCACCCTCCAGCTCAGTCACAGAACTAATcgtcccctccccccgcctcctcCCCAGAGACCCTCAGAGCAGCTCCCAGTCCTGGGGCAGGTACAAGCCGCAGCCAGTATAGGACTGAACAACGCCCACAAGGTAAGAAGGGGGGAAGTCAGCGAGGGGAAATGTGTATTTTTCCGAAGGTATGTCACTTTCCAGCAGGGTGTGTTGTTTATCTTGAGTGAGGTCTGACATCTGCCTTTAAGTCCTGTGGCAGGTTTCCATGAAACATTTCCCAGTTGAGGTTGGCATCTGCCTTTATTGTGATGCTGGTTTTCCTCTGAAAAAGGCGTGGTTACTCGATGGCTCTAGTTGAACGATACCTGCTCCCTTTAGTTCCCAAGCATGTAGGTAGTTTCTTCATAGAAGTACGAAGAGATTGTGAACAAACGAGTCAAGCCGGGCCTTAGGTGTCAGGGCTGCAGGGTTTTCCCGGCTCCGTCACTGATTCACTGTGGCTCTGTGCAAGTCGTCCAACCACCTCTGCCAGTTACTCACGTCTGCACTACCAAAGCGCTGTATTCTCAGGACATTTGAAAGACTTTCTGCCTTACAGACTTTTTAGCGATATCAGAGGTGACAGTGTCCTAGgactttttgttattttctcaaCATTAACCAGCAGACTGTTCTAAAGTTAAGCACCTGTTTGGATGAGAGAATGTTATACGCAGAATGCTAAGGGTTTTTGTGGTCACCTTGAACTAAAAGGACTTCACTATCTAGTCTTCTGTGCGGGATGCTCGTTCTAGTGGCTGCTTCTCAAGGGGAGCGTGTTTGCAGCCCTGCAGTGAGGACCACGTTTGGCTTCTGCTGCCACAGACCAGCTGGAGcacaaggagggagggagagacaggggcTGTTGGATGCCACCTAGACGAGTCCCTTCCTGTCCTTCCCTGGACTTGGGGCTGAAAACTGTCCACTGGGCAGCCGTGAGTCACTTTAAAAAGCTCTCCAGATAGAATCGATGCTTCTTGTTTAACAGAATGTTCTTGGTGTGGAGCCTGAGCTCCACAGATAGACCAGGTGTATGTTTTTAACCTGGTGGTTATGTGGCTAAACTTCTGTTTGGTCTGCACAGTAAGACAGTGTCATGGGCACCTCATCCCACGTTGAAAACCTATCGTTCGTAAATTAGAACAGCTCTCCAAAGGTGGGATGGCTGCTACACCAGATGGCCACACAGGCCTTCTTTTCGTGGCAGTGGGGACAGGCAGGTCTCTGTCCTGTCCAGGGTATCTGCACAGCTTGGGAAATTTCAAGCTGCTGCCCAAATGGCCTCACCTTGTGAGTTGTGAATTTAATAGCGTTTGATTCCATAGAGGGGAGcagaaaaaacaaactcataatgTTATCATCTTTCAATAGGTTCAAGGAGTAGTTCTGGCTCCAGAGAGGCCGCCTGAACCCAGAGCCCTGGGTGAGCCCACGCCTGTCCTGGTCGGCGACGGCGGGGCAGCCGCGCAGTGTCCCGCCTCTGCCCCTGCTTCCCAGCCCAGCCTTCCTGAAAAGGTGCGGGAAGGCGCCAGGGCCCCCCTGCTGCACCTGCGCGGCGAGCCCATCCCCGTGCACTCCTCCTGTGGCTTCCCTGCCCTGGGGCCCCCCACCAGGACCGTGGAGAATAAAATCGCCGCTGCCATCCACTCCGGCGGCGCAGACACGTCCAGCAGCTCTGGGCACCATCCCTTTGTCACGACTTCCTCGGCCTCCGTGGAGGACGTTTTGCCTTTACCACTCCCTGTCCCGCAAGCCAAGCATGCCTCTCAGAAAACTGCTTATTCCACCTTTGCTAGGCCTGATGTCTCCACCGATCCCTTTGGTCCAGAAAACTGTCTGCATTTCAGTATGACTCCAAACTGCCAGTACCGCCCCCAGAGCGTTCCCCCTCATCACGGCAGAGTGGAGCAGCGCCAAGCGTGCGGTTCCAGATCAGAGCCACCGGCCTCCACGGGTCCTCGGTACAACACGTACGTGGCCCCGGGAAGAAACGTGTCTGGACACCACCCGAAGCCATGCAGCCGGGCCGAATACGTGTCCTCTCTGAGCTCCTCCGTTAGGGGCAGTTGTTACTCCGAAGAAATGCCCCTGTACCCCACCATCCGCAGGGTGCAGTCTCTCCACACCCCTCCGTCGTCCATGATTCGCTCTGTCCCCATTTCGAGGACAGAGGTGCCCCCAGATGATGAACCAGCCTACTGCCCAAGACCCCTGTACCAGTATAAGCCATATCAGTCCTCCCAGGCCCGCTCAGATTATCACGTGACTCAGCTCCAGCCTTACTTTGAGAATGGCCGGGTGCACTACCGCTACAGCCCCTATTCCAGTTCTGGTTCCTATTACAGCCCAGACGGGGCCCTGTGTGACGTGGATGCCTACAGCACGGTGCAGTTGAGGCCCCTTCACCGCCTGCCCAACCGCGATTTTGCTTTCTACAATCCTAGGCTGCAAGGAAAGAACGTGTACAGCTACGCTGGTTTGCCTGCACGTCCCCGGGCCAAGATGACTGGCTGTTTCTCTGCTAATGACCACAGTGTAGTCAACATGCCTCCAGTCGCCGACGTAAAGCACACTTACACCTCATGGGATTTTGAGGACATGGAAAAATACCGCCTGCAGTCCATCAGGAGGGAGAGCCGTGCGCGGCAGAAGGTGAAAGGGCCTGTTATGTCCCAGTATGACAACATGACCCCCGTGGTGCAAGATGACTTGGGTGGGATCTATGTCATCCACCTGCGGAGTAAATCagatcctgggaaaactggacttcTCTCGGtggcagaaggaaaggaggggCGGCACCCAGCCAAGGCCCTCAGTCCCGAGGGAGATGACCGTCTCTATAGGAAGCATCTGGAGCCAGAGTTCGACAGAGCCCACCACCACGGAGGACACGGCAATGGACAGTCAGAGAAGCCGACCCTCCCTCAGAAGCAGAGTAGCCTCAGGAACAGGAAGCTGCATGACATGGGCTGTAGTCTCCCTGAGCACAGGGCACGTCAGGAAGCAAGCCATAGGCAGCTGTGTGAATCAAAAAACGGGCCACCTTACCCACAGGGAGCCGGCCAGTTAGATTATGGGCCCAAAGGGATTCCGGACACTTCTGAGCCAGTCAGCTACCATAACTCTGGAGGGAAATATATTCCATCAGGGCAGGAGTCTCTAAGACTGAACCACAAAGAGGTGAGGCTCCCCAAGGAGCTGGAGAGGCCTCGGGCTAGGCAGATTGCAGCCCCAGAGAAACACTCCAGAGACTGCTGCAAGGAGGGGGAACACCTCGTGCAGTCAGCAGTCCCACCCCCTAAGCCAGAGAGGAGTCACAGCCTGAAGCTCCAGCACACCCAGAACGTGGAGAGGGACCCCGGCGTGCTGTACCAGTACCAAACACACGGCAGGCGCCAGGGCAGTGGGACTGTCGGGCCCCAGTACGATAACCTGGAGGGCTACCACTCCCCGCCCCAGCACCAGCGAGGAGGCTTCGGAGCAGCGGCGATGGGCACGTATGTGCCCCCCAGCTTTCCCCACCCACAGAACAGGACATACGCTACAGCTCTGGGGCAGGGCGCCTTCCTGCCCACAGAGCTGTCCTTGCAGCATTCTGAGACACAGGTCCATGCGGAATGAGCCCCGGGAGCAATAGAGTTGAAGCAGCCTCTGCTGGACAGTGGactgttctatttttttcagtaaccaaaaaaaaaaaaaaaaaaggctacaaaacCCCcgaccacatttaaaaaataagaagaaaaataaatcgcCATCTTTTTCCCCCTTCCCTGCTTCATCACCACCTCTTCCATCTACAAACTGTgtcatttttgtcatttaaagatCTGAAAGATTGTACAGCACTGTGTTGAAAATCTCATAAAGAAATTTGTTACAGACCATACTTGCCATATATAAGGGCTGATTTGTAAGAGCCTGAGGACTGCCTTTAACTGAATTTGAGTTTGACTTCGTCCTTCCTAGCATTTTCTGTGTCCTTCAGAGCAGCTGATGCCCACTTCCCTGAAGGTCTTTGTGTGTCCTGTCTGTTCCCACTTGCTTTCCCAGTAGCCACGTCTTGCCTAGAGGGACACCCGTTTTTCTCACTTCATTCCCCCTGTCTTAGAAGGGGCTGTGTGTTATATTAGAGTAGAGACAAACTTCTCCTTGATCCTTCACATAAGTCTATTGGACATTTagaaaattataacaaaaaaagGAATTCAGACTTTAAGCATTTAATAGTCATCACAAAATGTCAGACCACTTAGATCCGGGCTGAACCATGCTTTTCACACCCTTCCATAGTTTCTCCTCACAGTTCAGTGAAGAGACTCATCTCACTGCAGAGGGATTTTTAAGTTAGAATTAAAGAAACTTCTTAGGTGGACGTCAGTGACCTTTGTTAGTACCAGAAAATGACATCAGTGGCTCTAAGCTGCTGCCtgccttcagttttttttttttttttttctcagtaataTTTGGTAAATTGTGATCCTAGTGAAATATTTCACACCATTTGTTTTCCTGAAGCAACtttagtttttcatttaaaaaaaaaaaaaaacagcatggtTTGACCGGATAAACACATAATTTATCATGATTACAAATTTACATGTTAATTTGTTTCTAAACCAGGTGTCCTGGGAATTCTTAAAGTAGCTACAGGTTATCTGTTAGTAAACTGAGCGTTCCTGCAATAACCACTTAGCACAGCCCGTTTCACCTGCTGGAATTCTGGGCAGTGACCGTTTACACCCTGAGGAATGAACGTACTGTTTCTTCCCTCTGTCCTTGTGTGATCAGTCTTACTGTAATTGCCATCCACACCAGCATTTCAGGTATAGTCCTTACAACGCTGGAGACATGTTAAACATGTTCATACCCAGGACTTTCTTTTGAAAGTTGCATTCCATTTTCTCAACCCACCTCACCACGTATGCCAGACTAGAAGGCAGTCCTGTATTTATAAAACGAGTTGAGATTGTCATGTCATTCCATAGCTCTTTATAATACTTGATTTTTATACATTCACATGTTTTAAATGCTCAATTTGTAGAAGATACTAGGAGAATTTCATTCCATTTACTGGATGGTTGCTGCTCTGGCTTTTTAAAACTTGGAATTTTATTTAGAGCAAAGAAAAATCTTCTAAGAGGCTAAATTCATGCTGCTATTATTGCTGTGAAATTGTATAAAGATTAGGATTCATGccagttttttttaatctaaaatatcATGTGATTGCATTTTAAGggtttatatttagaaaataataaagttttaagAGCAACACATTTACCTATATGTGGAAATATGCTGTAAGGTTTTCTTTCGTTCCCCCAGAATTGATCAGAGAGATTGAATAAAGATCATGGTAGAAATCCTAAAATTATGGAAAAGGTCTGCAGAAATTCGGGCCTCTAGATGAAAAGTGCAGACCCACCTGGTATATAGTCACAATGTTAGGGAACCTGATAGGATACTTCCATTTAGCACACACACATCAAGAGCTCTGTGCAGGAATTTGCTCTTTGGTGAATATGCAGCACTAATATTTTTTCAACCACAGCCATCTTTTTGTCAGTAGGCAATCCATTGTCCCCTTGAGATAATACAAGCCCTGTAAGCTCTCACCGACAGCAGGGGGACTAGGAAGTGGAGCTGGTGTGACCCGGAGATACAGATGGCTTTAGGAACTGAGAGCCTAGAAGGGTGTGGCTGAAGGTGTCCAATTTTAACGTGTGGATTTGTCACGCACATTATTTACTCCTGAAACTAAGGtctattttataaatactaaGCTTAATTCTTGAAGGCGGTTACTTTATTAAAGTGCTATGGGTTTAGAAATGTCaggtaaatattttgaatacagAATAATGACTCAAATTCCTGGTATAAGTGTGAAACACAAACTTTAGGTAAAATCTACAGTTGTTGCACTTAGTGTAGGTACAGCCTTAACTCTGGGTTCAGTTATTTGAAGGACTTTGCCAGTATCCTTCCCTTTCTCATATTGTGGGTAGGCGGCAGGTCACTGTGACCCGGTTACCTCAGCATGGTTCACCTTGTGTGTGACTTCACAGATTAACTGTTTTgacatggagcattatgatgaggAAGTGGAGCTGCCTTATGCATTAAACCCAGAATTTAATTCTGTTGGTATTTTCACAGCCATGTCTCCAGATTTTATCCTTTTTGGAAAAATTCTGATACCACAGCTTTGTTTGATTGAAATAAATATTCCCTGGATGTCTGGCCAGAGACTTTGCTAACAGCCCCGGAGATGCCATCTTCTTTCAGTAAATTTCATCTGAGCCTTATCACTTCCTGTAGTCAGTTTCCTTCTAAACATGCAAGTCCCTGGGGATGGTCCCAGGATAGGGCCTGCACATTTTTATAATggcaaagcattttttaaaagggtcAGGTTGAAATATTCTAGGACTAATCCTGTAAAGAAGAGGGACCATTAATGTGAGTGGGGATAGAAGAAAAGGTTATTACCACATCTGAAGCAGCAATAGACATATACAGTGTAAATTTGAAATTTGCCCTTTAGTTTAAAAAAGGAGCCTGCAAAGTCCATATATCTGTTCCCAGCCCTGTCAGTCACCCATTCAATATGTTGGCAAAGTATCGTCTGAGCAGTGTGTGTAAGAAGTAATGAAGAAAGCAAAAGGATGTCAGAAAGTTAATTCCAAATGGTTAGAGGCATGTGATTTTTAGTACTGTGTGTTAACAGAAATGTCAGGAATGGTATATTTTAACTGTGTGCAAGCTAATGTCAGTGTGCACAGAgggtcttttttcctttctcgaTTAGTGCTGTTAGTgttcaaagaataaaaatggttGTTTTACAGTTTAGATTCCAAGGTAGCAAAATCTGATTTTTCAACCATGACCTGCATGAGAGAAGCATCCTAGGAAGTCTTAGATCATACTTCTGAGTTCTTAACTTTAATTTATAtagtgtttttttatgttttaatatttttgtgaacTGGTGTAAATTGTTAATGCATATAAGCTTGTgtatttttgtaaatagtttgTGATTTATTTCTTGACCcatatgtaaatatttagagTCTCATTTCTTCAAAAGTTATTTGAAGCTGAGTTgtgggtttggggttttgtttgtttctttgtttgttttggatgggggtggggggagagaagggATTTTGTACTCTGATAACCCAGATGGAGATACCTTGTGGTTTAAAGCAAATGTCCCACTGAAAGCAATTCAGATATCAACAAAATTATTTCAGGTTAAAACAGACTTCCTTGTGTatgtgtttcctttttaacctAATATGAATTATAACAAAATAGATGGGGTAATTGGGGGTATTCAGACCAAAAGATTAGTGTTTGTATGACACAGACTATTATAccaaaaggaatattattttatttgaggGAAGGGACTTAATGTCTCCTGTTTTTATCTGTCACAGTACGCTGCCTGGCCGACTTTTCCCCAGGTCAGACAGTACCTTTAGAACTGCAGAAACCTTGACCTGCACCGGAGGGTCTGGGCAGACTTGCTGCACGTAGggctgccctcaggcatctgtgcACTGGgctgccgcctggctcccaagcTTGCGGTTTCCAGGAGGCTGAATTGGCTTCTTAGGGTTCCCCAGAAGGGGGCTCTGAATAACAACCTTATTTCTAAAGATTCCCACACAGCATCTTGGACATCCTGTGTACTTTGCAGAGTGAAATGACCAGAAAAGAATCAACTCCTACACTCAGTCACCTGTGGCCAGGTGGTTTGtggataaaaataaagcattcaaATGTGACAGCTGCTGCCAGTAACCCACCTGCCTGATGGGGGTCCAGACACCTTCCTGTGCCAACGTTCTCAAAAGAAATGCTTCATATCAACCAGGACTTtgtgaaggaaaagaaacaaaacaaaacacttcaaTATTAAGCTATTGGAATCCTAGTTTTCCTACTAGGAAAGATAAATTACAAATTATTCTTCATCCTAAAATATTAGGGCCTGTCCCTTTTTGCCAGTAAAAGGGAAGTTGCCTGTTTAGTACAGATGGCCCTGGCGTGCCAGCcatcttttctatatctgtgtacCACACTCCAGACCGGAAGCAAGATGTAACATCTGCTTTCAATAAACACTCCCAGCCTGAACATGTGTTCCCACGGAAACTGCTCAGATGGGATTAAAGACATGTATGACATTGCCACTGGATCTTCTACTTAATTTTCTGAAATTCTCGATACCAAGTATTTCATTACCAAATTTCCTTCATACTGATGAAAATATAGTACCTAcctcttaaaaatgtatatttatttgtcaTTGAGGAATCAATGATAAATACATTGGTGGTGGTTGGGATTTTAGTCATTCGTGGTCCTGTGGGAAAAGGCACACTTTAAAGTGATACTGACTCCCTATTACATTAAAACTTTGGGCACCTGCATCCACCTGAAATAAGACATTTTAGTTGCTATGTTTCTCACATAATTGAGAGTGTacctcttaaaaagaaaattgtgaggtttaatttttattttcaatattttaattaaaatatttccagaatatatttCAAACCACAAACTTTGCTGTCAGTATACCTAACGATTCACCATTTACATCTATGGATCACTATACCACAAGATAGTGATACCATTGGGACACACTGAGATAAAAAGTTCGCTTCTATACCAAATGCGCTACCACCACTGTCCTATTATGTTCTtgcggtttttgttttttttttaatttcctatatcctccttttctttctgctgTCACTGCCTGCTGCTGTCTACGTGGTACCTGTAAAACTCCCTCTTCCTCTAAATAaccattcaaaataaataaacttgtcaAATAGGTGAGCAAAAAAAATTCTGAACTGGGACCCTGAAAGATTGGGACTTTGTGTCATCTGTTTTTCATTACTTGGAGCCTCTGATTCTTTTCTCCTAACAAGGTACTTGGGTAGCCGAGATTCAGAAGGTGAGATTATTATATAAGATGCTTAGAAGGGAGAATGAAACAAAAACTCTTAAGAGTTCTCCCTGCATTTGACATTTTGTGAGAAAGCTACATGATTAGACAGACTGGCATTTTCCATGTGAATAACTCCCCATAGAGGAATGCTGGCCCACAGAAGACATCCAGCTCCACCATGAACTCCggtgggaagagagaagggagtgcCAGGCACATACAGCTTCAGCTGTCATCAAGTCATTCAATTagtgcccttttttttttcatttcctaaaaacattttgcaaaacacCCTGAGATTTCTCAGCCACTTGTTCATGTTTTAAACTGGGCAagaagttctcaaactttagaatCC from Eubalaena glacialis isolate mEubGla1 chromosome 10, mEubGla1.1.hap2.+ XY, whole genome shotgun sequence harbors:
- the ARHGAP32 gene encoding rho GTPase-activating protein 32 isoform X3; amino-acid sequence: MLMAYLSRLSAIAGNKINCGPALTWMEIDNKGNHLLVHEESSINTPAVGAAHVVKRYTARAPDELTLEVGDIVSVIDMPPKVLSTWWRGKHGFQVGLFPGHCVELINQKVPQSVTNSVPKPVSKKHGKLITFLRTFMKSRPTKQKLKQRGILKERVFGCDLGEHLLNSGFEVPQVLQSCTAFIERYGIVDGIYRLSGVASNIQRLRHEFDSEHVPDLTKEPYVQDIHSVGSLCKLYFRELPNPLLTYQLYEKFSDAVSAATDEERLIKIHDVIQQLPPPHYRTLEFLMRHLSLLADYCSITNMHAKNLAIVWAPNLLRSKQIESACFSGTAAFMEVRIQSVVVEFILNHVDVLFSGKISAVIQEGAASLSRPKSLLVSSPSTKLLTLEEAQARTQAQVNSPIVTENKYIEVGEGPAALQGKFHTIIEFPPERRRPQNKMKKSPVGSWRSFFNLGKSSSVSKRKLQRNESEPSEMKAMALKGGRAEGTLRSAKSEESLSSLHAADGDSKLFRPRRPRSSSDALSASFNGEMLGNRCNSYDNLPHNHGSEEEVGLLHIPALVSPHSAEDVDLSPPDIGVASLDFDPMSFQCSPPKAESECLESGASFLDSLGYSKDKQSTNRKDTEAGGSQSQTPGSTASSEPVSPLQEKLSPFFTLDLSPTEEKAPKPASFTEKVVYAFSPKIGRKLSKSPSLNISEPISVTLPARVSEVIGTVANTAAQNAPSPAWNKSGEESDVINRSPTQVVKIKANEREAQEGCESEVQPLDQVAAADADPPGKEEPASSSQSKAVPSGQAQTGADTHDPPQDSVPVSSVSLIPPPPPPKNAARLLALALAESAQQASTQSLKRPGASQAACTHYGDTAVAATEEKLPTAYSSATLDKAYFQTDRPAEQFHLQTKASGNCDQPAPDTAATGVYTHSNATESGEQRHPADIPGNQPPRIYLSGDPEKARVASVPLTDSESDDHISFPEAQAVKTSMPTVSFVDQGQLHFYSGDQPPSYLGASVDKPHHPSELADKAPAPSNLPRDKIYPPSGSPEENTSTAPVAYMTTAPAAADVSAREANWDVVEQPSAAGFTAATLQLSHRTNRPLPPPPPQRPSEQLPVLGQVQAAASIGLNNAHKVQGVVLAPERPPEPRALGEPTPVLVGDGGAAAQCPASAPASQPSLPEKVREGARAPLLHLRGEPIPVHSSCGFPALGPPTRTVENKIAAAIHSGGADTSSSSGHHPFVTTSSASVEDVLPLPLPVPQAKHASQKTAYSTFARPDVSTDPFGPENCLHFSMTPNCQYRPQSVPPHHGRVEQRQACGSRSEPPASTGPRYNTYVAPGRNVSGHHPKPCSRAEYVSSLSSSVRGSCYSEEMPLYPTIRRVQSLHTPPSSMIRSVPISRTEVPPDDEPAYCPRPLYQYKPYQSSQARSDYHVTQLQPYFENGRVHYRYSPYSSSGSYYSPDGALCDVDAYSTVQLRPLHRLPNRDFAFYNPRLQGKNVYSYAGLPARPRAKMTGCFSANDHSVVNMPPVADVKHTYTSWDFEDMEKYRLQSIRRESRARQKVKGPVMSQYDNMTPVVQDDLGGIYVIHLRSKSDPGKTGLLSVAEGKEGRHPAKALSPEGDDRLYRKHLEPEFDRAHHHGGHGNGQSEKPTLPQKQSSLRNRKLHDMGCSLPEHRARQEASHRQLCESKNGPPYPQGAGQLDYGPKGIPDTSEPVSYHNSGGKYIPSGQESLRLNHKEVRLPKELERPRARQIAAPEKHSRDCCKEGEHLVQSAVPPPKPERSHSLKLQHTQNVERDPGVLYQYQTHGRRQGSGTVGPQYDNLEGYHSPPQHQRGGFGAAAMGTYVPPSFPHPQNRTYATALGQGAFLPTELSLQHSETQVHAE